In a single window of the Thermodesulfobacteriota bacterium genome:
- a CDS encoding cyclase family protein: protein MSEKRKLIDLSIKIEPAPGPEHQRLEIQHENHADTAEYLMKRFACSREDLPDGLGWANDYVTLGTHVGTHIDAPWHYHPTSEGRKAKTIDEIPVEWFYGDGVVVDMRHKGPGELIDVSDLEEALMKIPYEIRPYDIVLVMTGADKLWGTMEYWSQFPGLGRGSTLWLCNQGVKVMGTDSAGWDRPFWAMVEEFKKTGDSSVLWGAHFAGIEREYCQIEKLTNLDQLPSYGFKVACFPMKVIGGSAGWARPVAIIEE, encoded by the coding sequence ATGTCTGAAAAAAGAAAACTTATTGACCTTAGCATAAAAATTGAGCCTGCCCCCGGGCCCGAGCACCAGCGTTTGGAAATACAGCACGAAAATCACGCGGATACCGCTGAATATTTGATGAAAAGGTTCGCTTGTAGTAGAGAGGATCTTCCAGATGGTTTGGGGTGGGCCAATGATTATGTAACACTCGGAACGCATGTCGGCACGCACATCGACGCCCCCTGGCACTACCATCCAACATCCGAGGGAAGAAAGGCGAAAACTATTGATGAGATTCCGGTTGAATGGTTTTACGGTGATGGTGTTGTAGTAGACATGAGACACAAAGGCCCAGGTGAGTTAATAGATGTATCTGACCTTGAAGAGGCGCTCATGAAAATTCCATATGAAATAAGGCCCTACGATATAGTCCTTGTTATGACGGGGGCTGACAAATTATGGGGCACCATGGAGTACTGGTCTCAGTTCCCTGGTTTGGGAAGGGGATCGACCCTCTGGCTATGTAACCAGGGAGTAAAGGTTATGGGGACTGACTCCGCAGGCTGGGACAGACCATTTTGGGCTATGGTAGAGGAGTTCAAGAAAACGGGGGACAGCAGTGTTTTATGGGGGGCACATTTTGCAGGGATTGAGAGGGAATATTGCCAGATCGAAAAACTCACCAACCTAGATCAGTTGCCATCGTATGGATTTAAAGTAGCTTGTTTCCCGATGAAGGTAATAGGTGGTAGCGCAGGTTGGGCAAGACCGGTTGCGATTATTGAAGAATGA